In Mycobacterium gallinarum, a single window of DNA contains:
- the gltB gene encoding glutamate synthase large subunit, which yields MAPSSQGLYNPAFEHDACGVAMVADMHGRRSRTIVDAAITALVNLEHRGAQGAEPHTGDGAGILLQVPDEFLRAVLKDQGASFELPEYGSYATGIAFLPQSSKDAAAACEAVEKIAEAEGLEVLGWRDLPTDDSSLGALARDAMPTFRQVFMAGASGMDLERRAYVVRKRAEHELGTKGPGQDGPGRETVYFPSLSGQTFVYKGMLTTPQLKAFYLDLQDDRLTSALGIVHSRFSTNTFPSWPLAHPFRRIAHNGEINTVTGNENWMRAREALINTDVFGENGLDKIVPVCTPGASDTARFDEVLELLHLGGRSLPHAVLMMIPEAWERNESMDPARRAFYEYHASLMEPWDGPASMTFTDGTVIGAVLDRNGLRPSRIEVTKDGLVVMASETGVLNLDPSTVVKKMRLQPGRMFLVDTAQGRIVDDEEIKAELAAEHPYQEWLDAGLFKIEDLPAGDYVRMPHHRVVLRQQAFGYTYEELNLLVAPMARTGAEPLGSMGTDTPVAVLSQRPRMLYDYFQQLFAQVTNPPLDAIREEVVTSLQGTVGPEGDVLNPNADSCRQIVLTQPILRNAELSKLMCVDPDHEIRGHKHGMRAAVIRCLYPVNRGGQGLKEALDNVRAKVSAAIRDGARIIVLSDRESNEQMAPIPSLLSVSAVHHHLVRDRTRTQVGLVVEAGDAREVHHMACLVGFGAAAINPYMAFESIEDMVDRGVISGISSDQAKANYVKAAGKGVLKVMSKMGISTLASYTGAQLFQAIGISQQLLDEYFTGLTCPVGGIDLDDIADDVATRHALAYLDRPDEWAHRELEVGGEYQWRREGEYHLFNPDTVFKLQHSTRTGQYSIFKEYTQLIDDQSERMASLRGLLKFKDGQRPAVPLDEVEPASEIVKRFSTGAMSYGSISAEAHETLAIAMNRLGGRSNSGEGGEAVQRFEPDENGDWRRSAIKQVASGRFGVTSHYLSNCTDIQIKMAQGAKPGEGGQLPGNKVYPWVAEVRHSTPGVGLISPPPHHDIYSIEDLAQLIHDLKNSNPQARVHVKLVSENGVGTVAAGVSKAHADVVLISGHDGGTGATPLTSMKHAGAPWELGLAETQQTLLLNGLRDRIVVQVDGQLKTGRDVVIAALLGAEEFGFATAPLVVSGCIMMRVCHLDTCPVGVATQNPVLRQRFNGKPEFVENFFMFIAEEVREMMAQLGFRTVNEMVGQVGALDTTKAAEHWKAYKLDLTPVLHEPESAFMNQDLYCSSRQDHGLDKALDQQLIVMCREALDSGSPVRFSTTIANVNRTVGTMLGHEVTKAYGGQGLPDGTIDITFEGSAGNSFGAFVPKGITLRVYGDANDYVGKGLSGGRIVVRPSDKAPAEYVAEDNIIAGNVILFGATSGQAFIRGQVGERFAVRNSGAHAVVEGVGDHGCEYMTGGRIAILGPTGRNFAAGMSGGITYVYDPDGNLPDNLNSEMVELECLDDEDLEWLRDMLQAHVDATDSAVGQRILSDWDNTVKHFTKVMPRDFKRVLEAIAEAERTGENVDEAIMAAAGA from the coding sequence ATGGCGCCCAGCAGTCAAGGGCTGTACAACCCCGCGTTCGAGCATGACGCGTGTGGCGTGGCCATGGTCGCGGACATGCACGGCCGCCGCAGCCGAACCATCGTCGACGCCGCGATCACCGCCCTGGTGAACCTCGAGCACCGCGGCGCCCAGGGCGCCGAACCCCACACCGGTGACGGTGCGGGCATCCTGCTGCAGGTCCCCGACGAGTTTCTGCGTGCAGTGCTGAAGGACCAGGGAGCCTCCTTCGAGCTGCCCGAGTACGGCAGCTATGCCACCGGCATCGCCTTCCTGCCTCAGTCGTCCAAGGACGCCGCCGCCGCCTGCGAAGCCGTGGAGAAGATCGCCGAGGCCGAGGGTCTCGAGGTATTGGGGTGGCGCGACCTGCCCACCGACGACTCGTCTCTGGGGGCCCTGGCCCGCGACGCCATGCCGACGTTCCGGCAGGTCTTCATGGCCGGCGCCTCGGGCATGGACCTGGAGCGCCGCGCCTACGTCGTGCGCAAACGCGCTGAGCACGAACTCGGCACCAAAGGCCCGGGACAGGACGGACCGGGACGCGAAACCGTTTATTTCCCAAGCCTTTCCGGTCAGACCTTCGTCTACAAGGGCATGCTGACGACCCCGCAGCTCAAGGCGTTCTACCTCGACCTGCAGGACGACCGGCTCACCAGCGCGCTCGGCATCGTGCACTCGCGGTTCTCGACCAACACGTTCCCCTCGTGGCCGCTGGCCCACCCGTTCCGGCGGATCGCCCACAACGGCGAGATCAACACCGTCACCGGCAACGAGAACTGGATGCGGGCCCGCGAGGCCCTGATCAACACCGACGTGTTCGGCGAGAACGGGCTCGACAAGATCGTCCCGGTCTGCACGCCAGGCGCTTCGGACACCGCGCGCTTCGACGAGGTTCTCGAGCTGCTGCATCTCGGCGGCCGCAGCCTGCCGCACGCGGTGCTGATGATGATTCCCGAGGCGTGGGAGCGCAACGAGTCGATGGATCCTGCCCGGCGGGCGTTTTACGAGTACCACGCCTCCCTGATGGAGCCGTGGGACGGCCCCGCGTCGATGACCTTTACCGACGGCACCGTGATCGGCGCCGTGCTGGATCGCAACGGCCTGCGGCCGTCGCGCATCGAGGTCACCAAGGACGGCCTCGTGGTGATGGCGTCGGAAACCGGCGTGCTGAACCTCGACCCGTCGACCGTCGTGAAGAAGATGCGCTTGCAGCCCGGCCGAATGTTCCTCGTCGACACCGCGCAGGGCCGCATCGTCGACGACGAGGAGATCAAGGCCGAACTCGCCGCCGAGCACCCGTACCAGGAGTGGCTGGACGCCGGCCTCTTCAAGATCGAAGACCTGCCCGCCGGCGACTACGTGCGGATGCCTCACCACCGGGTCGTGTTGCGGCAGCAGGCCTTCGGCTACACGTACGAAGAGCTGAACCTGCTGGTCGCCCCGATGGCGCGCACCGGAGCCGAGCCGCTGGGCTCGATGGGCACCGACACGCCCGTCGCCGTGTTGTCCCAGCGACCCCGAATGCTCTACGACTACTTCCAGCAGCTGTTCGCCCAGGTCACCAACCCACCGCTGGACGCCATCCGCGAAGAGGTGGTGACCAGCCTGCAGGGCACGGTCGGCCCCGAGGGCGACGTGCTCAACCCCAATGCCGACTCCTGCCGCCAGATCGTGTTGACGCAGCCGATCCTGCGCAACGCCGAACTGTCCAAGCTGATGTGCGTCGACCCCGACCACGAGATCCGCGGCCACAAGCACGGCATGCGCGCGGCCGTCATTCGATGTCTCTATCCGGTGAACCGTGGCGGACAGGGGCTCAAGGAGGCGCTCGACAACGTCCGGGCCAAGGTATCGGCGGCCATCCGTGACGGTGCGCGCATCATCGTGCTGTCCGACCGCGAGTCCAACGAGCAGATGGCGCCCATCCCGTCACTGCTCAGCGTGTCCGCCGTGCACCACCACCTCGTCCGCGACCGCACCCGCACCCAGGTCGGGCTCGTCGTCGAGGCGGGCGACGCCCGCGAGGTGCACCACATGGCCTGCCTGGTCGGCTTCGGCGCGGCCGCGATCAACCCGTACATGGCGTTCGAGTCGATCGAAGACATGGTCGACCGCGGCGTGATCTCCGGCATCTCCAGCGACCAGGCCAAAGCCAACTACGTCAAGGCGGCGGGCAAGGGCGTGCTGAAGGTGATGTCCAAGATGGGCATCTCCACGCTGGCGTCCTACACCGGCGCGCAGCTGTTCCAGGCCATTGGCATCAGCCAGCAGCTGCTCGACGAGTACTTCACCGGGCTGACGTGCCCCGTCGGTGGCATTGACCTCGACGACATCGCCGACGACGTCGCCACCCGGCATGCGCTCGCGTATCTGGACCGCCCCGACGAGTGGGCACACCGCGAGCTCGAGGTCGGCGGCGAGTACCAATGGCGCCGCGAGGGCGAGTACCACCTGTTCAACCCGGACACGGTGTTCAAGCTGCAGCACTCCACCCGCACCGGCCAGTACTCGATTTTCAAGGAGTACACGCAGCTGATCGACGATCAGAGCGAGCGGATGGCGTCGCTGCGTGGCCTGCTGAAGTTCAAGGACGGGCAGCGTCCGGCCGTGCCGCTCGACGAGGTCGAGCCGGCCAGCGAGATCGTCAAGCGGTTCTCCACCGGTGCGATGAGCTACGGGTCGATTTCCGCCGAGGCTCACGAGACGCTGGCGATCGCGATGAACCGCCTTGGCGGACGGTCGAATTCGGGCGAGGGCGGCGAGGCCGTTCAGCGCTTCGAGCCCGACGAGAACGGAGACTGGCGCCGCAGCGCCATCAAGCAGGTGGCATCCGGCCGCTTCGGGGTCACCAGCCACTACCTGAGTAACTGCACGGACATCCAGATCAAGATGGCCCAGGGGGCGAAACCCGGTGAGGGTGGCCAGCTTCCGGGCAACAAGGTCTATCCGTGGGTGGCCGAGGTGCGGCACTCGACACCGGGCGTGGGGCTGATCTCGCCGCCCCCGCACCACGACATCTACTCGATCGAGGATCTGGCGCAGCTGATCCACGACCTGAAGAACTCCAACCCGCAGGCACGCGTGCACGTGAAGCTGGTGAGCGAGAACGGTGTCGGCACCGTCGCGGCGGGTGTGTCGAAGGCGCACGCCGACGTCGTGTTGATCTCTGGCCACGACGGCGGCACCGGCGCGACGCCGCTGACGTCCATGAAGCACGCGGGTGCGCCATGGGAGCTCGGCCTGGCCGAGACCCAGCAGACGTTGCTGCTCAACGGACTTCGTGACCGCATCGTCGTGCAGGTCGACGGCCAGCTGAAGACCGGCCGCGACGTCGTCATCGCCGCGCTGCTCGGCGCCGAGGAATTCGGTTTCGCCACCGCACCTCTGGTGGTGTCAGGCTGCATCATGATGCGGGTCTGCCACCTCGACACCTGCCCTGTCGGTGTGGCGACTCAGAATCCGGTGCTGCGCCAACGGTTCAACGGCAAGCCGGAGTTCGTCGAGAACTTCTTCATGTTCATCGCCGAAGAGGTGCGGGAGATGATGGCCCAGTTGGGCTTCCGTACCGTCAACGAGATGGTCGGCCAGGTAGGCGCCTTGGACACCACCAAGGCCGCCGAGCACTGGAAGGCCTACAAGCTGGACCTGACACCGGTGCTGCACGAGCCCGAGTCGGCGTTCATGAACCAGGATCTGTACTGCAGCTCACGCCAGGACCACGGACTGGACAAGGCACTGGATCAGCAGCTCATCGTGATGTGCCGTGAGGCACTCGATTCGGGTTCACCGGTCCGGTTCTCGACAACGATCGCGAACGTCAACCGCACCGTCGGTACGATGTTGGGCCACGAGGTGACGAAAGCTTATGGTGGCCAGGGACTCCCGGACGGCACCATCGACATCACGTTCGAGGGCTCGGCGGGTAACAGCTTCGGCGCCTTCGTGCCCAAGGGCATCACACTGCGCGTGTACGGCGATGCCAACGACTACGTCGGCAAGGGCCTTTCCGGCGGCAGGATCGTGGTGCGTCCGTCCGACAAGGCACCCGCCGAGTATGTCGCCGAGGACAACATCATCGCGGGCAACGTGATCCTGTTCGGCGCCACCAGCGGTCAGGCATTCATCCGCGGACAGGTGGGCGAACGGTTCGCCGTGCGCAACTCCGGCGCCCACGCGGTCGTGGAGGGTGTCGGTGACCACGGATGCGAGTACATGACCGGCGGCAGAATCGCGATTCTCGGTCCCACTGGCCGCAACTTCGCGGCGGGTATGTCGGGCGGCATCACCTATGTCTACGACCCGGACGGCAACCTGCCGGACAACCTCAACTCCGAGATGGTGGAACTGGAATGCCTCGACGACGAGGACCTCGAGTGGCTGCGCGACATGCTCCAAGCGCATGTCGATGCCACTGATTCCGCTGTCGGACAGCGTATTTTGAGCGACTGGGACAACACCGTGAAGCACTTCACCAAGGTCATGCCCCGCGACTTCAAGCGGGTGCTCGAGGCGATCGCCGAGGCCGAGCGAACCGGCGAGAACGTCGATGAAGCGATCATGGCGGCCGCCGGTGCCTGA
- a CDS encoding glutamate synthase subunit beta, with the protein MPDPRGFLKYTTRETPQRRPVPLRLRDWKEVYEDFSHDTLREQATRCMDCGIPFCHNGCPLGNLIPEWNDLVRNDRWRDAIERLHATNNFPEFTGRLCPAPCEGSCVLGINQDPVTIKQVEVEIIDNAFDNGWVVPLPPDKLTGKKVAVVGSGPAGLAAAQQLTRAGHSVTVFEREDRIGGLLRYGIPEFKMEKRHIDRRLEQMSAEGTHFRPGVNVGVDITVAQLRLNYDAVVLAGGATAWRDLPIPGRELDGIHQAMEFLPWANRVQQGDDVLGEDGEPPITAKGKKVIIIGGGDTGADCLGTSHRQGAESVHQFEIMPRPPEQRADSTPWPVYPLMFRVSSAHEEGGERVYSVNTEEFLGADGRVTHLRGHEVEMKAGKFEKVDGSDFELEADLVLLAMGFVGPEREGLLTELGVEFTERGNVARDKDFATTVPGVFVAGDMGRGQSLIVWAIAEGRAAAAGVDRYLMGDTALPAPIKPTAVPQR; encoded by the coding sequence GTGCCTGATCCCCGTGGTTTTCTGAAGTACACGACGCGCGAGACCCCGCAGCGGCGGCCGGTCCCGCTGCGGCTTCGCGACTGGAAAGAGGTCTACGAGGACTTCTCCCACGACACCCTGCGCGAGCAGGCGACGCGCTGCATGGATTGCGGTATCCCCTTCTGCCACAACGGATGCCCCCTGGGAAACCTGATCCCGGAATGGAACGACCTGGTCCGCAACGACCGTTGGCGTGACGCGATCGAACGGCTGCACGCAACCAACAACTTCCCCGAGTTCACCGGGCGGCTGTGCCCGGCGCCGTGTGAAGGCTCCTGCGTGCTCGGCATCAACCAGGATCCGGTGACCATCAAGCAGGTCGAGGTCGAAATCATCGACAACGCCTTCGACAACGGCTGGGTTGTTCCGCTGCCACCGGACAAGCTCACCGGCAAGAAGGTCGCCGTCGTCGGCTCCGGCCCGGCCGGGCTGGCCGCTGCGCAGCAGCTCACCCGCGCGGGTCATTCGGTGACGGTATTCGAGCGCGAGGACCGCATCGGCGGCCTGCTGCGCTACGGCATCCCCGAATTCAAGATGGAGAAGCGCCACATCGACCGTCGTTTGGAACAGATGTCGGCCGAGGGCACGCATTTCCGGCCCGGCGTCAACGTCGGCGTCGACATCACCGTCGCACAGCTGCGGCTGAACTACGACGCCGTGGTGCTCGCCGGCGGCGCGACGGCCTGGCGTGACCTGCCGATCCCGGGTCGGGAACTCGACGGCATCCATCAGGCGATGGAGTTCCTACCGTGGGCCAACCGTGTCCAGCAGGGCGATGACGTCCTGGGCGAGGACGGCGAGCCGCCGATCACCGCCAAGGGCAAAAAGGTGATCATCATCGGCGGCGGCGACACCGGTGCCGACTGCCTGGGCACCTCGCACCGCCAAGGTGCGGAGAGCGTGCACCAGTTCGAGATCATGCCGCGCCCGCCGGAGCAGCGTGCCGACAGCACGCCGTGGCCCGTGTACCCGCTGATGTTCCGCGTGAGCTCGGCGCACGAGGAGGGCGGCGAGCGCGTCTACTCGGTCAACACCGAAGAGTTCCTCGGCGCCGACGGCCGGGTCACGCATCTGCGCGGTCACGAGGTCGAGATGAAGGCCGGCAAGTTCGAGAAGGTCGACGGCAGCGACTTCGAGCTCGAGGCCGATCTGGTGCTGCTGGCTATGGGCTTCGTCGGTCCCGAGCGTGAGGGGCTGCTGACCGAGCTCGGTGTCGAGTTCACCGAACGGGGCAACGTCGCGCGTGACAAGGATTTTGCGACAACGGTGCCCGGCGTCTTCGTTGCCGGCGACATGGGCCGCGGCCAGTCGCTCATCGTGTGGGCGATCGCCGAGGGGCGGGCCGCGGCCGCCGGTGTGGACCGCTACCTGATGGGCGACACCGCGCTGCCCGCGCCGATCAAGCCGACGGCGGTTCCGCAGCGCTAG